A window of Zingiber officinale cultivar Zhangliang chromosome 5A, Zo_v1.1, whole genome shotgun sequence contains these coding sequences:
- the LOC121981796 gene encoding thylakoid lumenal 15.0 kDa protein 2, chloroplastic-like — MISNSKGIMVALLPSHLPRPFLGVVEVRRSRAAAAASISTASTSAALPDLKKWGARLCSKSLNLAFTGALALGFALGGVGIADAKVGVNRPEMLPKEFSPVIDVAGFLSASQERQLCQEIADLEKDTGVKLRILAQNYPETPGAAVKEFWKVDDQTIVFVADPTFGNMLHFNVGASVDLDVPRSFWSRVAGKYGNMFYWKEKGEDASIEAAVVAISSCLRESTGPSNCLEVN; from the exons ATGATTTCGAATTCAAAAGGGATCATGGTCGCTCTTCTTCCTTCGCATCTGCCTCGTCCTTTTCTCGGCGTCGTCGAGGTGCGGCGAAGTagagctgctgctgctgcttctaTTTCTACCGCTTCTACGTCGGCCGCCCTTCCAGATCTAAAGAAATGGGGAGCACGCCTTTGCTCCAAATCCCTCAACCTCGCCTTCACCGGCGCGCTCGCTCTCGGATTTGCCCTAGGCG GAGTTGGGATTGCCGATGCCAAAGTTGGAGTTAACAGGCCTGAGATGCTTCCGAAGGAGTTCAGTCCTGTCATTGATGTTGCTGGGTTTCTCTCTGCAAGCCAG GAAAGACAGCTTTGTCAAGAAATAGCAGATCTGGAGAAGGACACAGGTGTTAAGCTAAGAATTCTTGCACAGAATTATCCTGAAACACCAG gAGCAGCTGTTAAGGAATTCTGGAAAGTTGATGATCAAACTATTGTATTTGTTGCTGATCCAACTTTCg GAAACATGTTGCACTTTAACGTTGGAGCTTCAGTTGATCTGGACGTGCCTCGAAGCTTTTGGAGTCGCGTGGCCGGAAAGTATGGCAACATGTTCTATTGGAAAGAAAAA GGGGAAGATGCATCTATAGAAGCTGCAGTAGTGGCTATTTCGAGTTGCCTCAGAGAATCAACAGGACCCAGTAACTGCCTGGAGGTAAACTGA
- the LOC121981795 gene encoding uncharacterized protein LOC121981795 isoform X2 translates to MATVPAFHSHAISSIVVQGRSALPVFSAAKTERKGRGRLRVVGEQCEEVAESRAKGRSGEILLFSIAPYPLLLASALPGVRSIFEPFVELVKTWNLPEWLVHWGHPGNMAVVLFAMGGYGTYLGFRIRLSKDTEEKAKAKDLHPKLLGGMFFFFALGATGGITALLTSNKPIFESPHAVSGFLGLVLLTVQSLLPTLFEESPGMRTVHGLLGSSIMTLFLLHAALGLQLGLSF, encoded by the exons ATGGCGACGGTTCCTGCTTTCCACAGCCACGCTATCTCTAGTATTGTTGTTCAAGGGAGGTCTGCTTTACCTGTTTTCTCCGCGGCGAAGACAGAGAGGAAGGGGAGAGGAAGACTGAGGGTGGTGGGCGAGCAATGCGAGGAGGTAGCTGAatcgagagccaaaggaagaagTGGGGAGATTCTGTTGTTCTCCATTGCTCCTTATCCTCTTCTCCTCGCGTCTGCGCTTCCTGGAG TAAGATCTATCTTTGAGCCATTTGTTGAACTAGTGAAGACATGGAACCTTCCTGAATGGCTTGTCCACTGGGGTCATCCGGGAAATATG GCAGTTGTTCTTTTTGCAATGGGCGGTTATGGAACATATCTTGGATTTAGAATTAGATTATCAAAAGATACA GAGGAAAAGGCCAAGGCCAAGGACCTGCATCCAAAGCTCCTAGGAGGCATGTTTTTCTTCTTTGCTCTTGGTGCTACTGGTGGAATAACTGCTTTATTGACTTCTAATAAACCAATTTTCGAGAG CCCTCATGCTGTTAGTGGATTTCTCGGTCTGGTGCTCTTGACAGTTCAGTCTCTACTGCCGACCTTATTTGAG GAGAGTCCAGGCATGAGGACAGTACATGGTCTTCTTGGTAGCAGTATCATGACACTTTTTCTCCTACATGCAGCATTAGGACTTCAACTTGGCCTCAGCTTTTAG
- the LOC121981795 gene encoding uncharacterized protein LOC121981795 isoform X1, giving the protein MATVPAFHSHAISSIVVQGRSALPVFSAAKTERKGRGRLRVVGEQCEEVAESRAKGRSGEILLFSIAPYPLLLASALPGAAAVRSIFEPFVELVKTWNLPEWLVHWGHPGNMAVVLFAMGGYGTYLGFRIRLSKDTEEKAKAKDLHPKLLGGMFFFFALGATGGITALLTSNKPIFESPHAVSGFLGLVLLTVQSLLPTLFEESPGMRTVHGLLGSSIMTLFLLHAALGLQLGLSF; this is encoded by the exons ATGGCGACGGTTCCTGCTTTCCACAGCCACGCTATCTCTAGTATTGTTGTTCAAGGGAGGTCTGCTTTACCTGTTTTCTCCGCGGCGAAGACAGAGAGGAAGGGGAGAGGAAGACTGAGGGTGGTGGGCGAGCAATGCGAGGAGGTAGCTGAatcgagagccaaaggaagaagTGGGGAGATTCTGTTGTTCTCCATTGCTCCTTATCCTCTTCTCCTCGCGTCTGCGCTTCCTGGAG CTGCAGCAGTAAGATCTATCTTTGAGCCATTTGTTGAACTAGTGAAGACATGGAACCTTCCTGAATGGCTTGTCCACTGGGGTCATCCGGGAAATATG GCAGTTGTTCTTTTTGCAATGGGCGGTTATGGAACATATCTTGGATTTAGAATTAGATTATCAAAAGATACA GAGGAAAAGGCCAAGGCCAAGGACCTGCATCCAAAGCTCCTAGGAGGCATGTTTTTCTTCTTTGCTCTTGGTGCTACTGGTGGAATAACTGCTTTATTGACTTCTAATAAACCAATTTTCGAGAG CCCTCATGCTGTTAGTGGATTTCTCGGTCTGGTGCTCTTGACAGTTCAGTCTCTACTGCCGACCTTATTTGAG GAGAGTCCAGGCATGAGGACAGTACATGGTCTTCTTGGTAGCAGTATCATGACACTTTTTCTCCTACATGCAGCATTAGGACTTCAACTTGGCCTCAGCTTTTAG
- the LOC121981794 gene encoding ruBisCO large subunit-binding protein subunit alpha, translated as MASANAVSTASIFRSSPRQECLRRRWTHGQGSDARRKLVVRAMAKDIAFDQSSRSSLQAGVEKLANAVGVTLGPRGRNVVLDEYGAPKVVNDGVTIARAIELADPMENAGAALIREVASKTNDSAGDGTTTASVLAREIIKLGLLSVTSGANPVSIKKGIDKTVNGLVEELEKKARPVKGRADIKAVATISAGNDEFIGTMIADAIDKVGPDGVLSIESSSSFETTVEVEEGMEIDRGYISPQFVTNPEKLLVEFENAKVLVTDQKISTIKEIVPLLEKTTQMRAPLLIIAEDITGEALATLVVNKLRGILNVAAIKAPGFGERRKALLQDIAIVTGAEFQAKDLGLLIENVSVEQLGTARKITIAQSSTTLIAEAASKDEIQARIAQLKKELAETDSIYDSEKLAERIAKLSGGVAVVKVGAATETELEDRKLRVEDAKNATFAAIEEGIVPGGGAALVHLSTLVPAIKDQIDDADERIGADIVQKALVAPAALIAHNAGVEGEVVVEKIKDKEWEIGYNAMTDEYENLVESGVIDPAKVTRCGLQNAASVAGMVLTTQAIVVEKPKPKAPVAEPAEGSLMV; from the exons aTGGCCTCCGCCAACGCTGTCTCCACCGCCTCCATCTTCCGCTCCTCGCCGCGTCAGGAGTGTCTGAGGAGGAGATGGACCCATGGACAAGGGTCCGATGCCCGCCGGAAGCTCGTCGTTCGAGCCATGGCGAAAGACATCGCCTTTGATCAGAGCTCCAGGTCGTCTCTCCAGGCCGGCGTTGAGAAGCTAGCCAATGCTGTTGGTGTTACTCTCGGGCCTAGAG GGAGAAATGTCGTGTTAGATGAGTATGGAGCTCCAAAAGTTGTCAATGACGGCGTAACTATTGCCCGTGCCATCGAGCTTGCAGATCCAATGGAAAATGCAGGCGCAGCTTTGATTCGCGAG GTTGCTAGTAAGACAAATGACTCGGCTGGTGATGGCACCACAACTGCATCAGTTCTTGCACGAGAAATCATCAAGTTAGGTTTATTGAGTGTTACCTCTGGTGCAAATCCTGTGTCCATCAAGAAGGGAATTGATAAGACTGTCAATGGTCTAGTTGAAGAGCTTGAGAAGAAAGCCCGACCTGTCAAGGGACGTGCTGATATCAAAG CTGTTGCAACAATCTCAGCTGGTAATGATGAGTTCATAGGAACTATGATTGCTGATGCAATTGATAAAGTTGGTCCAGATGGTGTGCTATCTATTGAGTCTTCATCCTCATTCGAAACTACTGTCGAAGTTGAAGAAGGGATGGAG ATTGACCGAGGCTATATCTCTCCGCAATTCGTCACAAATCCTGAGAAACTGCTCGTTGAGTTTGAAAATGCAAAAGTTTTAGTGACTGACCAAAAGATTTCAACAATAAAGGAAATTGTACCTTTATTGGAGAAGACCACTCAAATGAGAGCTCCTCTTCTCATTATTGCAGAGGATATCACTGGTGAGGCCCTAGCAACTTTAGTTGTGAATAAGCTTCGGGGTATTCTGAATGTGGCTGCAATCAAAGCTCCTGGATTTGGTGAAAGAAGGAAGGCTCTTCTTCAAGATATTGCCATTGTTACAG GAGCTGAATTCCAAGCCAAAGATCTTGGCCTGTTGATCGAGAATGTATCGGTCGAACAACTTGGCACAGCAAGGAAGATTACAATCGCCCAGAGCTCCACCACTTTGATTGCTGAGGCAGCATCTAAGGATGAAATCCAGGCTAGAATAGCCCAATTAAAGAAAGAACTTGCAGAGACCGACTCAATTTATGATTCTGAGAAGCTAGCGGAGAGAATTGCCAAACTTTCTGGCGGTGTGGCAGTTGTGAAGGTAGGCGCTGCAACTGAGACAGAGCTTGAAGACCGCAAACTGAGAGTAGAGGATGCCAAAAATGCCACATTTGCGGCCATAGAGGAGGGAATCGTTCCTGGTGGAGGCGCTGCCCTGGTTCACCTCTCCACTCTTGTGCCCGCCATCAAAGACCAGATCGATGATGCAGATGAGCGCATTGGAGCCGACATTGTTCAAAAG GCACTGGTAGCTCCGGCAGCCTTGATCGCACACAATGCAGGCGTGGAAGGAGAGGTGGTGGTCGAGAAAATCAAGGACAAGGAATGGGAGATCGGCTACAATGCCATGACTGACGAGTATGAAAACTTGGTGGAATCTGGAGTTATCGACCCGGCCAAGGTTACAAGATGCGGTCTGCAAAATGCTGCGTCGGTCGCCGGAATGGTGTTGACGACGCAGGCGATTGTGGTGGAGAAGCCGAAGCCAAAAGCTCCCGTCGCTGAGCCAGCGGAAGGGAGCCTAATGGTTTAA